The Methylotenera sp. G11 genome includes a window with the following:
- a CDS encoding peptidylprolyl isomerase, with the protein MRRIFALMLLAILSTSAAAANPQVVVDTNRGSFIIELYPEKAPKTVANFMQYVNSGFYKNTIFHRVINRFMIQGGGFTADMSEKNTGAPIINEAANGLKNDIGTIAMARTSDPNSATAQFFINLENNQFLNYQSPDPELIGYCVFGRVLKGMDVVREIASSRTGNVGPYSDVPKETVLINEIRINKAPL; encoded by the coding sequence ATGCGTCGAATCTTTGCCCTAATGCTACTTGCCATACTCAGCACATCTGCCGCGGCTGCCAACCCCCAAGTGGTGGTGGATACAAACCGCGGCAGCTTCATCATCGAGCTGTACCCTGAAAAAGCGCCAAAGACAGTAGCCAACTTTATGCAGTATGTGAATTCCGGCTTCTACAAAAACACGATCTTTCACCGTGTCATCAACCGCTTCATGATTCAGGGCGGCGGTTTCACCGCTGATATGTCCGAGAAGAATACCGGCGCACCGATTATCAATGAAGCAGCCAACGGTTTGAAAAATGACATCGGCACCATTGCCATGGCAAGGACTTCTGACCCGAACTCAGCAACGGCACAGTTCTTTATCAACCTGGAAAATAACCAGTTCCTCAACTACCAGAGCCCGGATCCTGAACTGATCGGCTACTGTGTATTTGGCCGCGTACTTAAAGGCATGGATGTCGTACGGGAAATTGCATCAAGCCGGACCGGCAATGTCGGTCCATACAGCGACGTGCCTAAAGAAACCGTTTTGATTAACGAAATCAGAATCAACAAAGCGCCTTTATAA
- the phoB gene encoding phosphate regulon transcriptional regulator PhoB: MPANILVVEDEPAIQELLTLNITQAGHNAIRALSVEIAQDLMRETIPDLILLDWMLPGMNGLEFARRLKSDASTKNIPIIMLTARGEEYDKIRGLEVGADDYVTKPFSPRELNARIKAVLRRRAPQMTDDPIEVQGLRLDPTTHRVTGNQKSIDLGPTEFRLLHFFMTNPERVHTRSQLLDKVWGDRVFVEDRTVDVHIRRLRNALSISGHEDLIQTVRGAGYRLSSQNE; encoded by the coding sequence ATGCCAGCCAACATATTAGTTGTTGAAGATGAACCAGCAATTCAGGAACTATTAACACTTAACATCACACAGGCCGGGCACAATGCAATCCGCGCCCTCAGCGTCGAAATCGCGCAGGATCTCATGCGTGAAACTATCCCCGACCTGATTCTGCTGGACTGGATGCTGCCGGGGATGAACGGCCTGGAATTCGCCCGCAGGTTAAAATCAGACGCTTCGACCAAGAACATCCCGATCATCATGCTCACCGCACGCGGCGAAGAGTACGACAAAATCCGCGGCCTTGAGGTGGGCGCCGATGATTATGTCACCAAGCCTTTCAGCCCGCGTGAACTCAACGCCCGCATCAAGGCAGTGCTGCGTCGCCGCGCGCCGCAAATGACGGATGACCCGATTGAAGTCCAGGGCCTTCGCCTTGACCCGACCACGCATCGCGTAACCGGCAACCAGAAAAGCATAGACCTTGGCCCTACCGAGTTCAGGCTGCTGCATTTTTTCATGACGAATCCTGAACGTGTGCATACGCGCAGCCAGTTACTGGATAAAGTCTGGGGCGATCGCGTATTTGTTGAAGACCGCACGGTCGATGTCCATATCCGCCGCCTGCGAAATGCCTTGTCGATATCAGGCCATGAAGACCTGATCCAGACTGTGCGGGGCGCCGGCTATCGCCTGTCATCCCAGAATGAATAA
- a CDS encoding HD family phosphohydrolase produces the protein MSDYQQSYLLKRLDWLNAIGVALSAERDNKRLLEMILLGAQQITNADGGTIYIMHEDNRHLKFEIMRNNTLKLASGGTTGQEVPPEFQHALPLYHGGDQQHPNLTTVASYAALKKSTVNIADAYAAESFDFSGTRYFDSQTGYRSQSFLTIPMKNHESDVIGVLQLINAVDIHNGKIIPFSPANQSLVESLASQAAVAMTNQNLIKGFKDLFESFIELIAGAIDQKSPYTGGHCKRVPELTMMLAQAAIEDQSGPFKDFFLNESELFELKVASWLHDCGKITTPEAVMDKPTKLSSIFDRIALIDQRFDLIKQQAENAMLKAQLGLLQHNPPQNPEAEFRRMQAELQAFKRQCDLDREFLRASNIGSESMTEQDQQRVRQIAGRELVDADGRITRFLSDDELYNLSIVRGTLTAEERWIINNHINVTITMLDSLPYPRSLSRVPEYACGHHERMDGSGYPKGLKREEMSVPARIMGIADIFEALTSKDRPYKKAKTLTESLEILGRMKVNHHIDPDLFDVFIREKIYLKYAEKFLQPEQIDTVDHSNIPGYTP, from the coding sequence ATGTCTGATTATCAGCAGTCTTACTTACTAAAACGACTTGATTGGCTTAATGCAATTGGAGTCGCCCTATCTGCCGAGAGAGATAACAAGCGCCTTCTGGAAATGATATTGTTAGGTGCGCAGCAGATCACCAATGCTGACGGCGGCACGATTTATATCATGCATGAAGATAACAGGCATCTCAAATTTGAGATCATGCGCAACAATACGCTTAAGCTTGCATCGGGCGGGACTACCGGACAGGAAGTCCCGCCTGAGTTCCAGCATGCATTGCCTTTGTATCATGGGGGCGATCAGCAGCACCCTAATCTGACCACGGTCGCATCCTATGCCGCACTGAAGAAATCGACCGTTAATATTGCCGATGCTTACGCAGCCGAAAGTTTTGATTTTTCGGGCACCCGTTATTTTGATTCCCAGACCGGCTACCGTTCGCAGTCGTTCCTGACGATTCCGATGAAGAATCATGAGTCGGATGTCATCGGTGTACTGCAACTGATTAACGCGGTAGACATCCACAACGGCAAGATCATCCCTTTTTCACCGGCTAACCAGAGCCTGGTTGAGTCCCTGGCATCGCAGGCCGCAGTGGCCATGACCAACCAGAACCTGATCAAAGGTTTTAAAGACCTGTTTGAGTCATTTATCGAGCTGATTGCCGGTGCGATTGACCAGAAATCGCCATATACCGGCGGCCATTGCAAGCGCGTGCCGGAGCTCACCATGATGCTGGCGCAAGCCGCGATAGAGGATCAGTCCGGACCGTTCAAGGATTTTTTCCTGAATGAAAGCGAGCTGTTCGAGCTCAAAGTAGCCAGCTGGCTTCATGATTGCGGCAAGATCACGACGCCGGAAGCGGTCATGGATAAACCTACCAAGCTATCCTCGATTTTTGACCGTATCGCGCTGATAGACCAGCGCTTCGACCTGATCAAGCAGCAGGCAGAAAATGCAATGCTGAAAGCACAGCTTGGACTGTTGCAGCACAATCCTCCCCAGAACCCTGAAGCTGAGTTTCGGCGCATGCAGGCAGAGTTGCAGGCCTTTAAGCGGCAGTGTGACCTTGACCGTGAATTCTTGCGGGCATCCAACATTGGCAGCGAATCAATGACTGAACAGGATCAGCAGCGCGTGCGCCAGATCGCCGGGCGCGAGCTTGTTGATGCCGATGGCCGCATTACCAGGTTTTTAAGTGATGACGAGCTGTATAACCTGAGTATCGTGCGCGGCACACTAACCGCAGAAGAGCGCTGGATCATCAATAACCACATCAATGTAACAATCACCATGCTGGATTCACTGCCGTATCCGCGCAGCCTGTCGCGGGTACCTGAGTACGCCTGCGGACATCATGAGCGCATGGATGGCAGCGGGTACCCTAAAGGGCTGAAGCGTGAGGAAATGTCCGTACCCGCAAGGATCATGGGTATTGCCGATATTTTTGAAGCGCTGACCTCGAAAGACCGTCCTTATAAAAAAGCTAAAACGCTGACTGAGTCACTTGAGATCCTGGGTCGGATGAAAGTGAATCACCATATCGATCCCGATCTGTTCGATGTGTTTATCCGTGAAAAGATCTACCTGAAATACGCAGAGAAGTTTTTGCAGCCTGAACAGATCGATACCGTGGATCATTCGAATATACCGGGTTATACCCCGTAA
- the nusB gene encoding transcription antitermination factor NusB: MTDTQKPLTSLVVDNEAAEKRSRHAGATKKSGSKNRRKSRELVLKAVYRGMLNESELSQIFRDMTDDPDYNKADEAYFRQLLQSVTANLNAIDERLVGFIDRPLAELSPVEHAILRVAGCELMFDSSIPYRVVINEGVELAKVFGGTDGHKYINGVLDRFAAEVRELEVRASKT, from the coding sequence ATGACCGATACTCAAAAACCGCTGACCAGCCTGGTGGTGGATAATGAGGCGGCAGAGAAGCGCAGCAGGCATGCAGGCGCAACTAAAAAAAGCGGTAGCAAAAACCGCAGAAAATCACGCGAACTGGTGCTGAAGGCAGTCTATCGCGGGATGTTGAACGAATCGGAATTGTCGCAGATATTCCGTGATATGACCGATGATCCAGACTATAACAAGGCTGACGAGGCTTATTTCAGGCAGTTACTGCAAAGCGTAACCGCCAATCTGAATGCGATTGATGAAAGGCTGGTGGGTTTTATCGACAGGCCGCTCGCTGAACTGAGTCCTGTTGAGCATGCTATCTTGCGTGTTGCCGGCTGTGAGCTGATGTTTGATAGCAGTATTCCTTACCGTGTTGTCATTAACGAAGGCGTTGAACTTGCAAAAGTTTTCGGCGGCACGGACGGGCATAAATATATTAATGGCGTGCTGGATAGATTTGCCGCCGAAGTGCGTGAGCTGGAAGTCAGGGCATCAAAAACCTAG
- a CDS encoding peptidylprolyl isomerase → MVKLQTNFGEITLELDAEKAPITVANFLHYVDNGFYDNTIFHRVINNFMIQGGGFDTGMNQKSTAAEIKNEADNGLTNDKYTIAMARTSAPHSASSQFFINVADNDFLNFSAPNSSGWGYCVFGKVTAGMDVIDKIKQVATTSRKGHQDVPVENVIIESATRA, encoded by the coding sequence GTGGTTAAATTACAAACTAACTTTGGCGAAATTACCCTGGAACTCGACGCTGAAAAAGCGCCGATCACTGTTGCGAATTTCCTGCATTACGTAGATAACGGATTCTACGACAACACTATTTTCCACCGTGTCATCAATAACTTCATGATTCAGGGCGGCGGTTTCGATACCGGCATGAACCAGAAATCGACAGCCGCTGAAATCAAGAACGAAGCTGACAATGGCTTAACCAATGACAAATACACAATCGCAATGGCACGTACTTCAGCACCGCACTCTGCCAGCAGCCAGTTCTTTATCAACGTAGCCGATAATGACTTCCTGAACTTCAGTGCGCCTAACAGCAGCGGCTGGGGCTACTGTGTCTTCGGCAAGGTTACGGCAGGTATGGATGTCATCGATAAAATCAAACAGGTTGCGACGACCAGCCGCAAAGGCCATCAGGACGTTCCTGTAGAAAACGTCATCATCGAGAGCGCCACCCGCGCTTAA
- the phoR gene encoding phosphate regulon sensor histidine kinase PhoR: protein MIDVRWKAFFFILSLSAVSLFVWLTTSTTIALLTFSSILLIYLAIQVYGLYQLQTWLKKPILGDIPEGFGLWEDVFNAILKYERNNNLKKSELNAALERFNTVANAIPDGLVILNATNEIEWCTANAESQLGLNLATDKHLPIVNLVRNSHFIAYLYNGVYNDPFKLKDARNTDAILEIWLIPLVSKQKLLISRDITQLEKVDAMRRDFIANVSHELRTPLTVVGGFIETLSDMEGAVPESIRGYFDMMQDQTTRMRRLIEDLLTLSHIESNTQPPEDRPIEMLALINMLHNDAKALSNGRHHISVDIDQQLDLSGAADELHSALGNLVSNAVRYTPEGGEIRISWQPRNKLAVFSVSDNGIGIEQQHIDRLTERFYRVDRSRSRETGGTGLGLSIVKHILTRHQAKLAISSIPGKGSTFSAIFPESRIIKK, encoded by the coding sequence GTGATTGATGTTCGCTGGAAAGCTTTTTTCTTCATATTGTCTCTCAGTGCAGTCAGCCTTTTTGTATGGCTGACGACCAGCACCACCATCGCGCTGCTCACATTCTCATCGATCCTTCTGATTTACCTTGCGATCCAGGTTTACGGGCTGTATCAACTGCAGACCTGGCTGAAAAAACCTATCCTGGGCGATATTCCGGAAGGCTTCGGCTTGTGGGAGGACGTGTTCAACGCAATATTGAAATACGAACGCAATAACAATCTTAAAAAGTCCGAATTGAATGCAGCGCTTGAGCGCTTTAACACTGTCGCCAATGCCATTCCTGATGGCCTGGTGATATTGAATGCCACCAATGAAATCGAATGGTGTACGGCGAATGCAGAATCCCAGCTTGGTTTGAACCTGGCCACAGACAAGCACCTGCCTATCGTCAACCTGGTCAGAAACAGTCATTTCATCGCCTATCTATATAACGGGGTCTATAACGACCCTTTCAAGCTCAAAGATGCCAGGAACACTGACGCTATCCTCGAAATATGGCTGATACCGCTGGTCAGCAAACAGAAACTGCTGATCAGCCGCGATATCACGCAACTGGAAAAAGTGGATGCCATGCGGCGCGATTTTATTGCAAACGTCTCACACGAACTCAGAACTCCGCTGACGGTGGTCGGCGGGTTCATTGAAACCCTGTCAGACATGGAAGGTGCGGTACCCGAGAGCATACGCGGCTACTTTGACATGATGCAGGATCAGACCACGCGCATGCGCAGGCTGATCGAAGACCTGCTGACGCTTTCACATATCGAAAGCAATACACAGCCGCCGGAAGACCGGCCAATCGAGATGCTGGCACTCATCAATATGCTGCATAACGATGCCAAGGCCTTGAGTAATGGCAGACACCACATCAGTGTAGACATCGACCAGCAGCTCGACCTGTCCGGCGCTGCCGACGAACTGCATAGCGCCCTCGGCAACCTTGTCAGCAATGCAGTTCGCTATACCCCGGAAGGCGGCGAAATCCGCATTAGCTGGCAGCCACGCAACAAGCTGGCGGTTTTCAGCGTAAGCGACAACGGCATCGGCATCGAGCAGCAGCACATAGACCGGCTGACCGAGCGCTTCTATCGCGTTGACCGCAGCAGGAGCCGCGAAACCGGCGGCACAGGACTGGGGCTTTCCATCGTCAAACACATCTTGACCCGCCATCAGGCCAAACTCGCAA
- a CDS encoding UDP-2,3-diacylglucosamine diphosphatase, with protein sequence MLKSPIQTPALSGATLFISDLHLCASRPAINDAFMAFLQNTASKAAALYILGDLFEYWAGDDDVEDAFHQQIIGGFKTLSDSGVQVFLMHGNRDFLIAEGFCRMTGATLIADPTTIVLYGKKALLSHGDALCIDDAAYQQFRTQVRDEKWQAEFLSQPLELRRKQIEAIRARSEQEKTQKSLEIMDVNAEAVNTLLRTHQPDLLIHGHTHRPNRHTIKLDGRLITRWVLGDWYEQGSYLACDEHGCKDMAL encoded by the coding sequence ATGCTAAAGTCACCTATCCAGACCCCTGCCCTGTCAGGCGCTACCCTGTTCATCTCCGACCTGCACCTATGTGCAAGCCGCCCCGCCATTAACGATGCGTTTATGGCGTTCCTGCAGAATACCGCTTCAAAAGCGGCAGCGCTTTATATTCTGGGAGATTTATTTGAATACTGGGCTGGTGATGATGATGTTGAAGATGCATTCCATCAGCAGATTATCGGCGGCTTTAAAACACTCTCAGATTCAGGCGTTCAGGTATTTCTCATGCACGGCAACCGTGACTTCCTGATTGCCGAAGGCTTTTGCCGCATGACGGGAGCCACCCTGATCGCAGACCCGACCACCATAGTCCTTTATGGTAAAAAAGCTTTGCTCAGTCATGGCGATGCATTGTGCATCGATGACGCCGCCTATCAGCAGTTCCGCACCCAGGTCAGGGATGAAAAATGGCAGGCTGAGTTCCTGAGCCAGCCGCTGGAACTGCGCAGAAAACAGATTGAAGCGATCCGTGCCCGCAGCGAGCAGGAGAAAACCCAAAAGTCACTGGAGATCATGGATGTGAATGCAGAGGCCGTCAACACCCTGCTCCGCACGCACCAGCCGGACCTGCTGATCCATGGACATACCCACCGGCCGAATCGTCACACCATCAAACTGGATGGCAGATTAATTACGAGATGGGTATTGGGTGACTGGTACGAACAAGGCAGCTACCTGGCATGCGATGAGCACGGCTGTAAAGATATGGCACTGTAA
- the ribH gene encoding 6,7-dimethyl-8-ribityllumazine synthase: protein MREIEKNLNGKGMQVGIVLSRFNSDIGEGLLSACKDELLKLGVESNAITIATVPGALETPLILQHMALSEKYDALIALGAIIRGETYHFEVVSNESARGISEVQLNTGVPVANAVLTTEDDDQAIARMHIKGAEAAQVAVEMYNLVRAL from the coding sequence GTGAGAGAAATCGAGAAAAATTTAAACGGCAAAGGCATGCAGGTTGGCATCGTGCTATCAAGATTCAACAGTGATATCGGTGAAGGCCTGTTAAGTGCATGCAAAGATGAGTTGCTCAAGCTAGGTGTGGAAAGCAATGCCATTACAATCGCCACTGTACCCGGTGCGCTTGAAACGCCGTTAATTTTGCAGCATATGGCGTTAAGTGAGAAGTATGATGCGCTGATTGCCCTGGGCGCGATTATTCGCGGCGAGACCTACCATTTCGAAGTGGTGTCGAACGAGTCTGCGCGTGGTATTTCAGAAGTGCAGCTGAATACCGGGGTGCCGGTTGCCAATGCGGTGCTGACCACTGAAGATGATGACCAGGCGATTGCACGCATGCATATCAAGGGTGCTGAAGCCGCTCAGGTTGCTGTTGAAATGTACAATCTGGTAAGAGCGTTATGA
- a CDS encoding OFA family MFS transporter produces MSGFLSKEHITANPGFNRWLVPPAALAVHLSIGMAYGFSVFWKPLGNALLGADGKPLAACAAGATTFSEKLSGTARALFATDCNWTQFDLGWMYTLFFVLLGCSAALWGGWLERAGPRKAGLVATLCWCGGLLVSAYGVYSHQLWMMWLGSGVIGGIGLGLGYISPVSTLIKWFPDRRGMATGMAIMGFGGGAMIGSPLATKLMTYFATPDSVGVWQTFVTLAAIYTAFMLYGSLGYRVPPLGWKPAGWTPPATKENVMIATRHVHLKNAHKTPQFWLLWIVLCMNVSAGIGIIGAAAPMLQETFGGALIDQPGVGFDVIKQDAALAAAVASVGAGFVGLISIFNIFGRFAWATSSDKLGRKRTYYIFFVLGAIMYCTATYVAGFKSLALFVASFCVIASMYGGGFATIPAYLADMFGTQFVGAIHGRLLTAWSTAGILGPVVVNYMHDTGLEAGVPFDQVYGPIFLTLAGLLVIGFIANLLVKPVAEKYYMTDAELAAEHKLAHDQSMAVSGAAGKSAAAAKSDNHPLLTVMAWALVLIPISYGVWSTIQKTWVLFH; encoded by the coding sequence ATGTCAGGTTTTTTATCGAAAGAACACATTACTGCCAATCCTGGCTTTAACCGCTGGCTGGTGCCGCCTGCCGCGCTGGCGGTACACCTTTCCATTGGCATGGCGTATGGCTTCAGCGTGTTCTGGAAGCCTTTGGGGAATGCGCTGCTGGGAGCGGATGGTAAACCTTTGGCAGCCTGCGCTGCCGGTGCGACGACATTCTCTGAAAAATTGTCCGGTACTGCCAGGGCGTTATTTGCTACGGACTGCAACTGGACACAGTTCGACCTGGGTTGGATGTATACCCTGTTTTTTGTGCTGCTGGGATGCTCCGCAGCGCTGTGGGGCGGCTGGCTGGAGCGCGCAGGGCCGCGCAAAGCCGGACTGGTTGCTACCTTATGCTGGTGCGGAGGCCTGCTGGTATCGGCATACGGCGTTTACAGCCACCAGCTATGGATGATGTGGCTGGGCTCCGGCGTTATCGGCGGTATCGGGCTTGGTTTAGGATATATCTCCCCGGTTTCCACATTGATCAAGTGGTTCCCGGACCGCCGTGGCATGGCAACCGGCATGGCTATTATGGGGTTTGGCGGCGGCGCGATGATAGGTTCGCCGCTGGCCACTAAATTGATGACTTATTTCGCAACCCCGGACAGTGTAGGCGTCTGGCAGACTTTTGTTACGCTAGCCGCAATCTATACGGCATTCATGCTGTATGGTTCCCTGGGCTATCGGGTGCCGCCCCTGGGCTGGAAGCCGGCTGGCTGGACTCCGCCGGCCACTAAAGAGAATGTCATGATCGCAACGCGCCATGTACATTTGAAAAATGCGCATAAGACGCCGCAGTTCTGGCTGCTGTGGATCGTGCTGTGTATGAATGTGTCGGCCGGCATCGGCATTATCGGTGCGGCAGCGCCCATGCTGCAGGAGACTTTTGGCGGCGCATTGATTGACCAGCCCGGAGTGGGCTTTGATGTGATCAAGCAGGATGCAGCGCTGGCAGCGGCAGTGGCGTCGGTTGGCGCCGGGTTTGTCGGGCTGATTTCCATTTTCAATATTTTCGGGCGTTTTGCCTGGGCGACTTCATCGGATAAGCTGGGTCGTAAACGCACTTATTATATTTTCTTTGTACTGGGCGCCATCATGTACTGCACAGCCACCTATGTGGCGGGATTCAAATCACTGGCGCTGTTCGTGGCCAGTTTCTGCGTGATTGCCTCCATGTACGGCGGCGGCTTTGCGACTATTCCGGCGTACCTGGCAGATATGTTCGGCACACAGTTTGTGGGGGCGATTCATGGACGACTGCTCACGGCCTGGTCTACCGCCGGTATCCTGGGGCCGGTAGTCGTGAATTATATGCATGACACCGGCCTGGAGGCAGGCGTGCCGTTTGATCAGGTCTATGGCCCCATATTCCTGACTCTGGCTGGTTTGCTGGTCATCGGCTTCATTGCCAATTTACTGGTAAAGCCGGTGGCGGAAAAATATTACATGACAGATGCCGAGCTGGCGGCAGAGCATAAACTTGCACATGATCAGTCTATGGCCGTGAGTGGCGCTGCCGGCAAGTCTGCTGCGGCAGCAAAATCCGACAACCATCCGCTGCTCACCGTCATGGCCTGGGCGCTGGTGCTCATTCCGATCAGTTATGGTGTCTGGAGTACTATTCAGAAAACCTGGGTGCTGTTTCACTGA